A single window of Mugil cephalus isolate CIBA_MC_2020 chromosome 1, CIBA_Mcephalus_1.1, whole genome shotgun sequence DNA harbors:
- the LOC125013505 gene encoding macrophage mannose receptor 1-like: MHWSLLIVMGQCYFITCQLYQYHYIEDTKTWTEAQEYCREHYTDLATVSNMTDMKKLLEESTRRKTEAWIGLNNRADVTRTWHWSLPGVEFKDDETTWKDGEPNDVAGLENCGFIKDVTLLRDLSCKEPLRFICYDESGSTKIHLRNEYKNWIDAQKYCRDHHTDLVSGFNQLHELDKELSDNTPYWVGLFRDTWRWSDGSSSSFRHWDQTLSPGDKCAVTMLSEGGRWKNAKCTDQKPFFCYDDKVILIKESKTWEEALYYCRDNYNDLVSITNLDEQRWIQERAKNASTPFVWLGLRYTCTLDFWFWVSDEVVSYKNWASDGKNDDCDMSGAMETGGEHQWVTKQDNETFNFICSKS, translated from the exons ATGCATTGGAGTCTGCTCATTGTGATGG GTCAGTGTTACTTCATCACATGTCAACTCTACCAGTACCACTATATTGAAGATACAAAGACCTGGACAGAAGCTCAGGAGTACTGCAGAGAACATTACACTGATCTGGCCACAGTGTCTAACATGACAGACATGAAGAAACTCCTTGAAGAATCTACaaggagaaaaactgaagcCTGGATTGGACTGAACAACAGAGCAGATGTCACCAGGACATGGCACTGGTCTCTACCTGGAGTGGAGTTTAAAGATGATGAAACAACATGGAAAGATGGTGAACCAAATGATGTAGCTGGTCTGGAGAACTGTGGATTTATAAAGGATGTTACACTGTTGAGAGATCTGTCTTGTAAAGAACCACTTCGTTTCATCTGCTATGATG AAAGTGGATCCACAAAGATCCATTTGAGAAATGAATATAAGAACTGGATTGATGCTCAGAAATACTGCAGAGATCATCACACAGACCTGGTCAGTGGATTCAACCAGTTACATGAACTAGATAAAGAACTCAGTGATAACACCCCCTATTGGGTCGGCCTGTTCAGAGACACCTGGAGGTGGTCGGATGGGAGCAGTTCCTCTTTCAGACACTGGGATCAGACTCTGTCACCAGGAGACAAATGTGCAGTGACCATGTTgagtgaaggaggaagatggaagaACGCCAAGTGTACTGACCAAAAACCTTTCTTCTGTTATGATG ATAAAGTGATCCTGATCAAAGAAAGTAAGACCTGGGAGGAAGCCTTGTATTACTGCAGAGACAACTACAATGACCTGGTCTCCATCACTAACCTTGATGAACAGAGATGGATTCAAGAGAGAGCCAAGAACGCCTCAACTCCTTTTGTCTGGCTGGGACTGCGCTACACCTGCACTCTGGATTTTTGGTTCTGGGTCAGTGATGAGGTAGTCAGCTATAAGAACTGGGCCTCAGATGGAAAGAATGATGACTGTGACATGTCTGGAGccatggaaacaggaggagaacatcagTGGGTCACAAAACAAGATAACGAGAcgtttaatttcatctgttctAAGTCTTAG
- the LOC125005795 gene encoding macrophage mannose receptor 1-like, giving the protein MQWSLLIVMGQCYFITCQLYQYHYIEDTKTWTEAQEYCREHYTDLATVSNMTDMKRLLEESTGRKTEAWIGLRADVTRTWHWSLPGVEFKDDVTRWVLGEPNDVGGLENCGFIKNNTLLGDLSCKDQLRFICYDECGSTKIHFINEQKNWIDAQKYCRDHHTDLVSGLNQLDQVGLNDTVKDIQYWVGLFRDAWRWSDGSSSSFRHWDQTLSPGDKCAVTMLSEGGRWKNAKCTDQKPFFCYDVTDKVILIKENKTWEEALYYCRENYYDLVSITNLDEQRWVQDRAKNASTPFVWLGLRYSCFLDFWFWVSDEVVSYKNWASDEKNDDCDMSGAMETGGGHQWVTNNDNKKFNFICAV; this is encoded by the exons ATGCAGTGGAGTCTGCTCATTGTGATGG GTCAGTGTTACTTCATCACATGTCAACTCTACCAGTACCACTATATTGAAGATACAAAGACCTGGACAGAAGCTCAGGAGTACTGCAGAGAACATTACACTGATCTGGCCACAGTGTCTAACATGACAGACATGAAGAGACTCCTTGAAGAATCTACAGGGAGAAAAACTGAAGCCTGGATTGGACTGAGAGCAGATGTCACCAGGACATGGCACTGGTCTCTACCTGGAGTGGAGTTTAAAGATGATGTAACAAGATGGGTTCTTGGTGAACCAAATGATGTAGGTGGTCTGGAGAACTGTGGATTTATAAAGAATAATACACTGTTGGGAGATCTGTCTTGTAAAGACCAACTTCGTTTCATCTGCTATGATG AATGTGGATCCACAAAGATCCATTTCATTAATGAACAGAAGAACTGGATTGATGCTCAGAAATACTGCAGAGATCATCACACAGACCTGGTCAGTGGATTGAACCAGTTAGATCAAGTAGGACTCAATGACACAGTTAAAGACATACAATATTGGGTCGGCCTGTTCAGAGACGCCTGGAGGTGGTCAGATGGGAGCAGTTCCTCTTTCAGACACTGGGATCAGACTCTGTCACCAGGAGACAAATGTGCAGTGACCATGTTgagtgaaggaggaagatggaagaACGCCAAGTGTACTGACCAAAAACCTTTCTTCTGTTATGATG TGACAGATAAAGTGATCCTgatcaaagaaaataagacCTGGGAGGAAGCCTTGTATTACTGCAGAGAGAACTACTATGACCTGGTCTCCATCACTAACCTTGATGAACAGAGATGGGTTCAAGATAGAGCCAAGAACGCCTCAACTCCTTTTGTCTGGCTGGGACTGCGCTACTCTTGCTTTCTGgatttctggttctgggtcagtGATGAGGTAGTCAGCTATAAGAACTGGGCCTCAGATGAAAAGAATGATGACTGTGACATGTCTGGAGccatggaaacaggaggaggacatcagTGGGTcacaaacaatgacaacaagaagtttaatttcatctgtgctGTGTAG
- the LOC125005731 gene encoding macrophage mannose receptor 1-like: protein MQWSLLIVMGQCYFITCQLYQYHYIEDTKTWTEAQEYCREHYTDLATVSNMTDMKRLLEESTGRKTEAWIGLNNRTDVTRTWHWSLPGVEFKDDETRWAGGEPNDRYGLENCGLIKDNTLLRDLSCKEQHLFICYDESGSTNIHLIKEKKNWIDAQKYCRDHHTDLVSGLNQLHQVYKVGLSDNTPYWVGLFRDTWRWSDGSSSSFRHWDQTLSPGDKCAVTMLSEGGRWKNANCTDQKPFFCYDDKVILVKEKMRFDEALFYCRENYNDLVSITNLDEQRWVQERAKNASTPFVWLGLRYTCSPYLWFWVSGEVVSYKNWASDGKNDDCDMRGAMETGGEHQWVSQLEKNEFDFICSKS from the exons ATGCAGTGGAGTCTGCTCATTGTGATGG GTCAGTGTTACTTCATCACATGTCAACTCTACCAGTACCACTATATTGAAGATACAAAGACCTGGACAGAAGCTCAGGAGTACTGCAGAGAACATTACACTGATCTGGCCACAGTGTCTAACATGACAGACATGAAGAGACTCCTTGAAGAATCTACAGGGAGAAAAACTGAAGCCTGGATTGGACTGAACAACAGAACAGATGTCACCAGGACATGGCACTGGTCTCTACCTGGAGTGGAGTTTAAAGACGATGAAACAAGATGGGCTGGTGGTGAACCAAATGATAGATATGGTCTGGAGAACTGTGGACTTATAAAGGATAACACACTGTTGAGAGATCTGTCTTGTAAAGAACAACATCTTTTCATCTGCTATGATG AAAGTGGATCCACAAATATCCATTTgattaaagaaaagaagaactggaTTGATGCTCAGAAATACTGCAGAGATCATCACACAGACCTGGTCAGTGGATTGAACCAGTTACATCAAGTATATAAAGTAGGACTCAGTGATAACACACCCTATTGGGTCGGCCTTTTCAGAGACACCTGGAGGTGGTCAGATGGGAGCAGTTCCTCTTTCAGACACTGGGATCAGACTCTGTCACCAGGAGACAAATGTGCAGTGACCATGTTgagtgaaggaggaagatggaagaACGCCAACTGTACTGACCAAAAACCTTTCTTCTGTTATGATG ATAAAGTGATCCTGGTCAAAGAAAAGATGAGATTTGATGAAGCCTTATTTTACTGCAGAGAGAACTACAATGACCTGGTCTCCATCACTAACCTTGATGAACAGAGATGGGTTCAAGAGAGAGCCAAGAACGCCTCAACTCCTTTTGTCTGGCTGGGACTGCGCTACACCTGCTCTCCATATTTATGGTTCTGGGTCAGTGGTGAGGTAGTCAGTTATAAGAACTGGGCCTCAGATGGAAAGAATGATGACTGTGACATGCGAGGAGccatggaaacaggaggagaacatcagTGGGTCAGTCAGCTTGAAAAGAACGAGTTTGATTTCATCTGTTCTAAGTCTTAG